GCGATTGGTCGAATCCTCGCACAGCAGAACATCCCGTACGCGGGTACGCTCGGTGCGATTCTTGGATTCATCGTCGGCTTCGCCGTCGTCTACATCGTCGGGAAAGCCGTGTTGTCGTCCATCCTCAGCCGCGTCCTCGACCGACGCGATGCGGGCGAACACGCCAAGAAACCGCTGATGAAGATTGTGTCGCTCATCGTGGCGTTCGTCGCACTCGGCGCTGGGTTCGCGCTCGCCGGACTCGGAAACATCCTGCAGTCGCTCGCCACCATCGGTGCGGCGGCCACACTCGCGATTGGGTTCGCACTGCAGGACGTCATCGCCAACTTCGTCGCGGGTATCTTCATCTTCACCGACAAGCCGTTCCGCATCAACGACTGGATCGAGTGGGACGGGAACTCCGGTGTCGTCGAAGACATCTCCTTCCGCGTGACGCGCGTTCGGACGTTCGACAACGAGCTGCTCACCGTTCCGAACTCGCAACTCACTGACGGCGTCATCAAGAACCCCGTCGCGAAGGACAAACTCCGTCTGCAGGTGCCGTTCGGCATCGGCTACGACGACGACATCGAACTCGCCACCGACATCATCCTCGATGAAGCCGAAAAGCACGACGGCATCATGAAGGACCCCGCTCCGTCGGTTCGCCTGACGGAACTGGGTGATTCGTCGGTCACGCTCAAGTCGCGAATCTGGATTGCGGACCCCAGTCGCGCCGACTTCGTCAAGACGCGCGGCGAGTACGTGACGTCGGTGAAAGAGCGGTTCGACGAGGAAGGTATCGACATCCCGTACCCGAACCGGACGCTCAGTGGCGAACTATCCGTCGCAGGGACCGACCGCGTCGTTCAGTCGAACGACTGAGACGCCTC
The genomic region above belongs to Haloferax marinisediminis and contains:
- a CDS encoding mechanosensitive ion channel family protein, encoding MNLFALPLQLQGDGGAIGRILAQQNIPYAGTLGAILGFIVGFAVVYIVGKAVLSSILSRVLDRRDAGEHAKKPLMKIVSLIVAFVALGAGFALAGLGNILQSLATIGAAATLAIGFALQDVIANFVAGIFIFTDKPFRINDWIEWDGNSGVVEDISFRVTRVRTFDNELLTVPNSQLTDGVIKNPVAKDKLRLQVPFGIGYDDDIELATDIILDEAEKHDGIMKDPAPSVRLTELGDSSVTLKSRIWIADPSRADFVKTRGEYVTSVKERFDEEGIDIPYPNRTLSGELSVAGTDRVVQSND